One genomic window of Azospirillum sp. TSH100 includes the following:
- a CDS encoding bifunctional diguanylate cyclase/phosphodiesterase translates to MIGPTGGPGAQAVSDAGFAERVRDAIDRQELSLVFQPQADVVTNRLTGFEALSRWRLSDGTMLPPDVFVPMAEQGEAIHLLGDWTLRTACTAAAGWLRAGYPDIPVSVNLSARQLDDPGLVLKVLGILTETGLPAANLKLELTETSMFSQTAEAREALVQLRGAGIRLVLDDFGTGWSSLATLRRVPVEALKIDKQFVQAMVEDRDAAAIVQAVVGLAHALDLGVVAEGVETQEQRLYLQAYRCDVLQGYWLSRPLTADGVADFLAERSIIGALRPMGSGSAAGSQTAG, encoded by the coding sequence TTGATTGGGCCTACGGGCGGGCCGGGTGCGCAGGCGGTATCCGACGCCGGATTCGCCGAGCGGGTGCGAGACGCCATCGATCGGCAGGAACTGTCCCTCGTCTTCCAGCCCCAGGCCGACGTCGTCACCAACCGCCTGACCGGGTTCGAGGCTCTGTCGCGTTGGCGCCTGTCCGACGGCACCATGCTGCCACCCGATGTCTTCGTGCCGATGGCCGAACAGGGGGAAGCTATCCATCTGCTGGGGGATTGGACCCTGCGGACGGCCTGCACCGCGGCGGCCGGCTGGCTGCGGGCCGGCTATCCCGACATTCCGGTATCGGTCAACCTGTCGGCACGGCAGCTCGACGATCCGGGATTGGTGCTGAAGGTGCTGGGAATCCTGACGGAGACCGGCCTGCCCGCCGCGAACCTGAAGCTGGAGCTGACGGAAACCAGCATGTTCAGCCAGACCGCCGAAGCGCGTGAGGCATTGGTGCAACTGCGCGGTGCCGGGATCAGGCTGGTGCTCGACGATTTCGGCACCGGCTGGTCATCGCTGGCGACCCTGCGCCGGGTGCCGGTGGAGGCGCTGAAGATCGACAAGCAATTCGTCCAGGCGATGGTGGAGGACCGCGACGCCGCCGCCATCGTGCAGGCGGTGGTCGGTCTGGCCCATGCGCTGGACCTCGGCGTGGTGGCAGAAGGCGTGGAAACCCAGGAACAGCGGCTCTACCTGCAAGCCTACCGCTGCGACGTCCTACAGGGCTACTGGCTGTCTCGTCCGCTGACCGCCGACGGGGTCGCCGACTTTCTCGCCGAACGGAGCATCATCGGCGCCCTGCGGCCTATGGGGTCCGGGTCTGCCGCTGGGTCGCAGACAGCAGGATGA
- a CDS encoding NUDIX hydrolase: MTVQGTTPPDRSSREYPDRPWVGVGAVVWRGDKVLLIRRGKAPRMGQWSLPGGAQSVGETVFETAVREVREETGLEVVPTGIVTVVDAITPDAKGRVHYHYTLVEVAAESAEGEPLCADDALEACWATADEAGELTEWDETRRVILLSATQRQTRTP, from the coding sequence ATGACCGTCCAGGGGACCACCCCGCCCGACCGCTCCAGCCGCGAATATCCCGACCGTCCATGGGTCGGTGTCGGGGCCGTCGTCTGGCGCGGGGACAAGGTCCTGCTGATTAGGCGGGGCAAGGCGCCGCGGATGGGGCAGTGGAGCCTGCCGGGTGGGGCGCAGTCGGTCGGTGAGACCGTGTTCGAAACCGCGGTGCGCGAGGTGCGCGAGGAGACCGGGCTGGAGGTGGTTCCGACCGGGATCGTCACCGTGGTCGACGCCATAACCCCCGATGCCAAGGGGCGCGTCCATTACCACTACACGCTGGTGGAAGTGGCGGCGGAAAGCGCGGAGGGCGAGCCGCTCTGTGCCGATGATGCGCTGGAAGCCTGCTGGGCCACCGCCGATGAGGCAGGCGAATTGACGGAGTGGGACGAGACCCGGCGGGTCATCCTGCTGTCTGCGACCCAGCGGCAGACCCGGACCCCATAG
- the yiaY gene encoding L-threonine dehydrogenase gives MAQSTFFIPSVNLMGAGCVASAIDMMAGYGYKKALIVTDAPLARLGVAAKLSASLAEKSIATVVFEGVQPNPTVGNVEAGLAMLRDNGCDCVISLGGGSPHDCAKAIALCAANGGSIADYEGIDRSAKPQLPLIAVNTTAGTASEMTRFCIITDEKRHIKMAIVDRHVTPVISVNDPTMMLGKPPGLTAATGMDALTHAVEAYVSIAATPITDSCALKAVSLIAANLPTAVAEGGNLHAREQMAYAQFLAGMAFNNASLGYVHAMAHQLGGFYDLPHGVCNAVLLPHVQTYNSGVAAERLTDVAAAMGLDVAGLSPADGAAACVEGIRALSAQVGIPAGLSALGVKEEDIPTLAANALRDACGLTNPRQATQEEIEAIFRAAL, from the coding sequence ATGGCCCAAAGCACATTCTTCATCCCGTCCGTCAATCTGATGGGCGCCGGCTGCGTCGCAAGCGCGATCGACATGATGGCGGGCTATGGCTACAAAAAGGCCCTGATCGTCACCGACGCGCCTCTCGCCCGGCTGGGCGTCGCGGCGAAGCTGTCGGCCTCGCTCGCCGAGAAATCAATTGCCACCGTCGTGTTCGAGGGGGTTCAGCCCAACCCAACCGTCGGCAACGTCGAAGCCGGGCTGGCCATGCTGCGCGACAATGGCTGCGACTGCGTGATCTCCCTGGGCGGCGGGTCGCCCCATGACTGCGCAAAGGCCATCGCCCTGTGCGCTGCCAACGGCGGCAGCATTGCCGACTATGAAGGGATCGACCGCTCGGCCAAGCCGCAGCTGCCGCTGATCGCGGTCAACACCACCGCCGGCACCGCCAGCGAAATGACGCGCTTCTGCATCATCACCGACGAGAAGCGCCATATCAAGATGGCCATAGTGGATCGCCACGTGACGCCGGTGATCTCGGTCAACGACCCGACCATGATGCTGGGCAAGCCGCCGGGCCTGACCGCCGCCACCGGCATGGATGCCCTGACCCATGCGGTCGAGGCCTATGTCTCGATCGCCGCGACGCCGATTACCGATTCCTGTGCGCTGAAGGCAGTTTCGCTGATTGCGGCCAACCTGCCGACAGCGGTCGCGGAAGGCGGCAACCTGCATGCCCGCGAACAGATGGCCTACGCCCAGTTCCTGGCCGGCATGGCCTTCAACAACGCCTCGCTCGGTTATGTCCATGCCATGGCTCATCAGTTGGGCGGCTTCTACGATCTGCCACACGGAGTCTGCAACGCGGTGCTGCTGCCGCATGTCCAGACCTACAACAGCGGCGTGGCGGCGGAACGGCTGACTGACGTGGCCGCCGCCATGGGCCTGGATGTCGCCGGCCTGAGCCCGGCCGACGGTGCAGCCGCCTGCGTCGAGGGGATCCGGGCTCTGTCGGCCCAGGTTGGCATCCCGGCCGGCCTGAGCGCACTGGGTGTCAAGGAGGAAGACATTCCGACCCTGGCGGCCAACGCGCTGCGCGACGCCTGTGGCCTCACCAACCCACGTCAGGCCACGCAGGAGGAGATCGAGGCGATCTTTCGCGCCGCCTTGTGA
- a CDS encoding Na/Pi cotransporter family protein: MQATRVLLELAGNVVLLLWGLHMVQSGLTRALGGDLRRILGAGLRNRWTAFLSGMGITMLLQSSTATGLMVTGFTATGLVSLMPALAVMLGANVGSTLIVQILAFDVAHVAPVLLLGGFIAFRRGARTRSRDLGRVAIGLGLMLLSLHLLLATIAPAETAPMLRRMLAMLTADPVVAVVLAALLSWAAHSSVAAILLIASLAGGGVIGPDAAIAMVAGANLGSAVNPVIEGPGGDGRNPAARRLPVGNLINRLVGCLIVVPLLGPITAGLQGVSPDATRLAANFHLAFNLAMAGLFIGPLPWFARALTRMFPERVAVADPAMPLYLDRSALRVPHLAIANAAREALRMADTVDSMLRGALDVIQTDDRKRVQEIRRMDDVLDRLHEAIKRYLTQINVEDLDEGDASRMSDVLTFTINLEHVGDIVDCNLMDAASKKIRRKLRFSTEGAAEIAGMLERLSETQRLAAAVFVSRDVRSARALIQEKEVIRDLETSATEAHFARLRAGRKESVETSALHLDILRDLRRINAHLVAAAYPVLDQSGELLPSRLKRGTARA, encoded by the coding sequence ATGCAGGCGACACGGGTTCTGCTGGAACTGGCCGGGAACGTCGTGCTGCTCCTGTGGGGGCTGCACATGGTGCAGAGTGGGCTCACCCGTGCCTTGGGCGGCGACCTGCGCCGCATCCTGGGGGCCGGGCTGCGCAACCGCTGGACCGCCTTCCTGTCCGGCATGGGCATCACCATGCTGCTGCAAAGCAGCACCGCCACCGGCCTGATGGTGACCGGCTTCACCGCCACCGGGCTGGTGTCGCTGATGCCGGCGCTGGCGGTGATGCTGGGGGCCAATGTCGGCTCCACCCTGATCGTCCAGATCCTCGCCTTCGATGTCGCCCATGTGGCGCCGGTCCTGCTGCTGGGCGGCTTCATCGCCTTCCGCCGCGGGGCGCGGACACGCAGCCGCGACCTGGGCCGGGTCGCCATCGGGCTGGGCCTGATGCTGCTGTCGCTGCACCTGCTGTTGGCGACCATCGCCCCGGCGGAGACTGCGCCGATGCTGCGGCGGATGCTGGCGATGCTGACCGCCGACCCGGTGGTGGCGGTGGTGCTGGCGGCATTGCTGTCCTGGGCCGCCCATTCCAGTGTCGCCGCCATCCTGCTGATCGCCTCGCTGGCCGGCGGCGGGGTGATCGGGCCGGACGCGGCAATCGCCATGGTCGCCGGGGCCAATCTGGGCAGCGCCGTCAACCCGGTGATCGAGGGGCCGGGCGGCGACGGCCGCAACCCGGCGGCGCGGCGGCTGCCGGTCGGCAACCTGATCAACCGCCTCGTCGGCTGCCTGATCGTCGTCCCGCTGCTGGGACCGATCACCGCCGGATTGCAGGGGGTGTCGCCGGACGCCACGCGGCTGGCAGCCAATTTCCACCTCGCCTTCAATCTGGCGATGGCCGGGCTGTTCATCGGCCCGCTGCCCTGGTTCGCGCGGGCGCTGACCCGGATGTTCCCGGAACGGGTGGCGGTCGCCGATCCGGCGATGCCGCTCTATCTCGACCGCAGCGCGCTCCGCGTCCCCCACCTCGCCATCGCCAACGCGGCGCGCGAGGCTCTGCGCATGGCCGACACGGTGGACAGCATGCTGCGCGGCGCCTTGGACGTGATCCAGACCGACGACCGCAAGCGGGTGCAGGAGATCCGGCGGATGGACGATGTGCTGGACCGGCTGCACGAGGCGATCAAACGCTACCTCACCCAGATCAATGTCGAGGATCTGGATGAAGGCGACGCCAGCCGGATGTCGGACGTGCTGACCTTCACCATCAATCTTGAGCATGTCGGCGACATCGTCGATTGCAATCTGATGGACGCGGCCTCGAAGAAGATCCGGCGCAAGCTGCGCTTCTCCACCGAAGGAGCCGCCGAGATCGCCGGCATGCTGGAGCGCCTGAGCGAGACCCAACGGCTGGCCGCCGCCGTTTTCGTGTCACGCGACGTCCGCTCCGCCCGCGCGCTGATCCAGGAGAAGGAGGTGATCCGCGATCTGGAGACCAGCGCCACCGAAGCGCATTTCGCCCGCCTGCGCGCCGGACGCAAGGAAAGCGTGGAGACCAGCGCTCTTCACCTCGACATCCTGCGCGACCTGCGCCGGATCAACGCCCATCTGGTCGCCGCCGCCTATCCCGTGCTCGATCAATCGGGGGAACTGCTGCCCAGCCGTCTCAAACGGGGAACAGCGCGGGCGTAA